In Candidatus Eisenbacteria bacterium, the DNA window CCCACGCCCTCGTGCTTCCCCGTGCGGAGCGCCTGGAGGAACGTCTCCGCGGTCCACTTCCCGAGACCCGTCTCGGGATCCGGCGTCAGGTTCGCGGTGAAGCTCACGCCCCACGGTCCGGACCACGCGGTGAAGGTGTTCGAGACCGCCGCCATCCAGGGGGCCTGGCCCAGGGCGGCCGGGGCCGTCACGACGTCGCTCTCGGGGTGTCCCGAGAGCATGCGGGTCATGTCCTGCTCGGGCCCGTTCGCCCCCATCTTCCAGGGCGTGTGGCAGTCGTTGCAGCCCATGATGGTCACGA includes these proteins:
- a CDS encoding c-type cytochrome, which codes for MNRRPKGIKLAAVAALWIAAAWSGSSAAATPAKTSVKAQPSHVQRGKYLVTIMGCNDCHTPWKMGANGPEQDMTRMLSGHPESDVVTAPAALGQAPWMAAVSNTFTAWSGPWGVSFTANLTPDPETGLGKWTAETFLQALRTGKHEGVGRPILPPMPYPMIGKATDEDLRAIFAYLQSIPPIRNR